Sequence from the Gemmatimonadaceae bacterium genome:
CGACGAAGACGGGCATTGTGCTTGGAACGCTCAACGCCGTGCTCAACCTGGGTACCGATTCGGCCGCCTATCCCGGCGACAATACAGTTTCTCCCTACATCATCGGGGGATACGGAGTGTACCGGTTCAGCTTCGACGATGTGTGCTCGGGCTCCTGCACGGGATTCAACCTTGTCGGCGACCACACGTATCGCGGTTTCAACATCGGCGGCGGCGCCACTGTGCCGATCAGCGGGATCAGGACGTTCGTCGAGGCGCGATATCACCGCGTCTCCATCTCCAGCAACGAGGGCGGGAACAGAACGATGCTCCTCGCGTCATTCGGCGTGAAGTTCAGATAACCCGACGGACGGCAAGCATGCTTCCTGCCTGAGAACCGCACATGGCCAGATTCCTCGGTGCGCACACGATAAACAACGGCGGCATCCACATGGCGGTGAAGCGCGCCGGCAACGCGGGAATGACCGCGATGCAGCTCTTCACGGCGATTCCGAAATACTATGGCGACAAGGTCTCGATAAAGCCGGAGAGAGTGGAACGGTTCAAGGCGGCGCTGGCGGAGACCAGGATCCGTCCGGAGAACATCGTTGTGCACGCGGCCTACGTTCTGAACGTGGCCACGTCTGATGACGAGAAGTGGATGCGCGCCGCGGGAGGACTGATGAAGGAGCTTGAGCGCTCGAGCGCGCTCGGCGTGGGCACGGTGTGTTTTCACCCGGGGTCCGCGGGCACGAGCGAGAGGTCGGATTCGGCGAAGCGCATTGCTCTCGCGATTACCAGGGCGCTCGAAGCGGTCGATTCATGCACCCGTCTTCTCATCGAGAATACCGCCGGCGCGGGCCGCACCATGGGGAGAACGGCCGAGGAGATCGCGGAGATTCTCTCGCACATTCCGAAGGCGGTGAGAGGGCGGACGGGCTACGGGCTCGATACCTGTCACCTGTTCGCGTCGGGATACGACATCTCGGAATCGAAGAAGACGTTCACGGCGATACTCGATGAATTCGAGGAGAAAATCGGCGAAGCGCCGTCATTCTTCCACCTGAACGACAGCGAGGGCGCGCTCGGCTCGAACAAGGACAGGCACGTGCTGATCGGAGAGGGGCAGATCGGCAGGGATCCGTTCGACTGGCTGATGCAGGACCCGCGGTCGAAAGACGTGCCGCTGATTCTCGAGACGCCTCAAAAGAACTACGACATTGGTGACGACGATCCGTCTCCCGATCCGTACGATGTACGGATGATGGAGCTTCTCTCCTCGTAGAAACCCCGGTTTTCCCTCTTGCAATTGGCTAATGCGGCTATACTTTGCCTCGCGAGACGGCGCACCGGCCTCGGTGTAAA
This genomic interval carries:
- a CDS encoding deoxyribonuclease IV, encoding MARFLGAHTINNGGIHMAVKRAGNAGMTAMQLFTAIPKYYGDKVSIKPERVERFKAALAETRIRPENIVVHAAYVLNVATSDDEKWMRAAGGLMKELERSSALGVGTVCFHPGSAGTSERSDSAKRIALAITRALEAVDSCTRLLIENTAGAGRTMGRTAEEIAEILSHIPKAVRGRTGYGLDTCHLFASGYDISESKKTFTAILDEFEEKIGEAPSFFHLNDSEGALGSNKDRHVLIGEGQIGRDPFDWLMQDPRSKDVPLILETPQKNYDIGDDDPSPDPYDVRMMELLSS